The Pseudomonadota bacterium genome has a segment encoding these proteins:
- a CDS encoding polysaccharide deacetylase family protein has translation MSRNIYLTIDDAPSKHMKKKVDFLEGHKIPALFFCRGEFIPLYRDLVIDAIQKGFPIGNHSYSHPYFSSISLEECFKEILKTEELIDACYKTAGIERPFKVFRFPFGDRGGGEGILKIEENKVEKIQNFIKDLGFVSLKFQHKNPDEFVDILWDWDTEDYKAPLIQNSEKYLKKIGRILGENA, from the coding sequence ATGTCAAGAAATATATATCTGACAATTGATGATGCTCCTTCAAAACATATGAAAAAGAAGGTGGATTTTTTAGAAGGTCATAAAATTCCAGCGCTCTTTTTTTGTCGAGGAGAATTTATTCCTTTGTATAGAGATCTTGTCATTGATGCGATTCAAAAAGGGTTTCCCATTGGGAACCATTCATATTCACATCCTTATTTTTCTTCTATTTCTCTTGAAGAATGCTTTAAAGAGATTTTAAAAACAGAAGAACTCATTGACGCTTGTTATAAAACTGCAGGGATTGAGAGGCCATTTAAGGTTTTTCGGTTTCCTTTTGGAGATCGTGGAGGAGGAGAAGGCATTTTAAAGATTGAAGAGAATAAAGTTGAAAAGATTCAAAATTTTATAAAAGATTTAGGGTTTGTAAGTCTCAAATTTCAACATAAAAATCCAGATGAATTTGTGGATATTCTTTGGGATTGGGATACAGAAGATTACAAGGCACCTCTTATTCAAAATTCTGAAAAATACTTAAAAAAAATTGGAAGAATTTTGGGAGAAAACGCATGA